The sequence AAAGCCCAAGTGATATTTCACATCGCCATCACCTGCGACCATGTTAGGCACATAGTTTTCCGTGAATTCGTAAAACAGTGTCTCCAGCGGCTTGCGCAGGAAATTGGCTAGGACACTGAGGCGACCACGGTGAGCCATGCCCATGACGATCTCTTTGCCGCCTAGGCGGGGCAGATTTTCTAGCACGGTTTCTAGGGCTACCAAGAGAGATTCCCCGCCTTCGACGGAGAAGCGCTTTTGACCAACATAACGGCGGTGAAGGAAACGCTCAAAAGTCTCTGCTTCAAGCAACCAACGAAGGGCGTCCACCTGTTCTTCAGCCGCAGGGGCGGGCTCGAAAGGCCTATTTTCAATGCGCTCCAGCAGCCAGTTTTGGATTTCTGGAGTATGGATGTGCATGAACTCATATCCTGCTGTGCCACAATATATGCGGCGCAGTTCCTCAAGCATGGCCTGCAGTTTCATCGGCTGGCCATTCCTGAACATATGAGTTTGTACCTCTTCATTCAGTTCGTCATGGCTAAAGCCAAGGCCTTCGACTGAAAGCGATGGAGCATCAGGCGCGGAAGCGGAGAGCGGATCTACGTGAGCTGCTACATGGCCTAGAGAGCGGAAGGCGAGTAGGGCGTTGGTTACGCGCATGCGGAAGCTCAGGGTCTTCTCAGAAAGGGCCTCCCCGCAGCTTGATCCGGCTTTGTCTGTCTTCGCTTGGCGTTTAGTCAGTTCAGCGAGGCCGAGCTCAAAGCCCTCGAAGAAAGAAGCCCAGGTGGCATCCACGGAACGTGGATCTTTTTTCCAGTCTGTGTATTGAGCGTCGAGAAGGTCAGAATTTGCCCGGAAGGGCACGGTGGCAGTCATGGCGTTGGAGGTCAGGCAGAATGAGCCCTTTTGCTACGCTTGCAACTTTGTAAAGGACGTAATTCGAGGAATCTTCATGCAACTGGGCTTGAAGATCATTCGAAGATGCAAATGCATGATGAAATGACCAGCCTTCTGCTGCCTCTTGATGTCACGCTTTCCTGCCTCTATCTGCTGCCACCATGCGCCTAGAACTCGTCAATACCGGTACCGAACTCTGCCTCGGTGACACCATCAATACCAATGCGGCTTGGATAGGCCAACGAATGGCGGCTTTGGGTATCGAAGTCGCTCGTCAGACCATTGTTCCTGACGGTGGGGCTGTTCGAGAGGCGATCGAAGAGGCGGCTTCGAGGGCCGATGTCGTTTTAGTCTCGGGCGGATTAGGACCGACGAATGATGATGTAACGCGGGAATCTACGGCTGAGCTTCTCGGCCTGCCTTTGGTGCAAGATGCTGGAGTGACGGCCCAGCTTAACGCCTATTTTGCTAAACGGAACAAAGTGCCGGCTGTCTCGAATCTCCGCCAGGCGATGGTGCCGGTGGGGGCAACCGTGCTCGAAAACGCTTTTGGAACAGCTCCTGGTCTCTATTTCCCCGCAGAACTCGGGGCTGCTAAAGGCTGGAATAGCCACATTTTCCTGCTGCCTGGGCCACCGCGCGAAATCAAACCCATGGTGGAGAACTGTGTGGAGCCGCGCCTACGAGCACTTTTACCCGATGGTGCCAATCGTCGCGTAATTTATCTCAAACTGACTGGTATTGGCGAGTCAGAGATCGTCGAGAAAGTCGAAAAAGACCTGGAGGCCATCGCTGGACTGGAACTGGGCTACTGCATCGGCAAAGGGGATGTGGATGTGCGTCTCGCAGGTCTTGCCGGACCCGTGGATGCGGGGGCTGAAATCGTTCGGGATCGTCTAGGCGAATTCATTTTGTCCGAAGATCGGCGTGTTTTGGAGGAGGTGATCATCCAACTTTTGGCTGAACGGGGTGAGTGGGTCGCTACCGCAGAGTCCTGCACGGGAGGGTATCTTTCCAGTCGCCTCACGGATGTGAGTGGATCCTCCAAGGTCTATGGGCATGGTTTTGTGACTTACGCGAATGAAGCCAAGGAAAAACACCTCGGCGTAGCGGCCGATCTCCTGCAACTCCACGGGGCCGTGAGTGAGCCTGTGGCGCAAGCCATGGCTGAGGGCTGTCTGCGCACATCCGGTGCGGATTATGCACTGTCCATCACAGGCATCGCAGGCCCCACGGGCGGAACTGAGGAAAAGCCAGCGGGCACCGTGTATGTCGGGCTGGCTTCCAAAGGACACGAGACGGTGGTGCGGAAGTTCTTTTACCCCATCTCTCGTGATCGGTTCAAGCTGCTGACTACGCAGGCTGCGTTGGATCTCCTGCGGCGGCAGATTCAGGGATTGCCGTTAGGATGATGCGAAGCCTCATGAGGTGGGCGAGCTAATCTTGAGACCGATGATGCCGACCAGGATGCAGGCAATGCAGATCAACCGTACGACGGTGCGCGGCTCATCAAAAAAGACGATGCCGATGATGGCCGTGCCCACCGCACCGATACCCGTCCATACGGCATAACCTGTGCCGATGGGCAGCGTCTTCAGGGCCTGAGAAAGCAGGCTAAAGCTGATGACCATGAGACTGGCTGTGAAGACACTGGGCCATAGCCGTGTCCACCCTTGGGTGTGTTTCAAGCCAATTGCCCAAGCGATTTCCGTGAGTCCCGCCAACAAAAGATAGATCCAAGCCATTTTAAACAAGTGTTGCCAGGGTCGTCCCTGCTGTGAAAAATGGAGCTGCGAGGTCGTCCTCGCGTCCGTGGTGGTAAGTCTTGGTATTTAGCCCACGTTTGGTCTCTGTCAACCCAACCCCAACTCTATGATCCGTCGTACATTTTTGACTCTCACTGCCGCGCTGGCGGGCTTCACAGCCCAGGCTGCTGATGCACCTAAAAAGCTCCTCGTTGTCACCGTGACCACTGGCTTCCGCCATTCTTCCATTGAAACGGCGGAAAAGGTCTTGGCTGAACTGGGCAAATCGTCCGGCGCTTTTACCGTGGACTATGTTCATCAGCCAGAAGGTCAGCCTAAAAATCCAGGCAAAGCCCCAGAGAAAAAGCCGAATGAAACGGATGAGTCTTTCAAAGCCAAGCAGGAGGCTTACAGCACAGCTCTGGCTGATTACAACACAGCCAATACGGCCTGGAATGAAAAAGTGAAGGCCTACATGGCTGAGAACATGGCCATTGAGAAAATCAAAGGTTATGACGGTTTCATCTTTGCCA comes from Prosthecobacter dejongeii and encodes:
- the sugE gene encoding quaternary ammonium compound efflux SMR transporter SugE, which gives rise to MAWIYLLLAGLTEIAWAIGLKHTQGWTRLWPSVFTASLMVISFSLLSQALKTLPIGTGYAVWTGIGAVGTAIIGIVFFDEPRTVVRLICIACILVGIIGLKISSPTS
- a CDS encoding competence/damage-inducible protein A, producing MRLELVNTGTELCLGDTINTNAAWIGQRMAALGIEVARQTIVPDGGAVREAIEEAASRADVVLVSGGLGPTNDDVTRESTAELLGLPLVQDAGVTAQLNAYFAKRNKVPAVSNLRQAMVPVGATVLENAFGTAPGLYFPAELGAAKGWNSHIFLLPGPPREIKPMVENCVEPRLRALLPDGANRRVIYLKLTGIGESEIVEKVEKDLEAIAGLELGYCIGKGDVDVRLAGLAGPVDAGAEIVRDRLGEFILSEDRRVLEEVIIQLLAERGEWVATAESCTGGYLSSRLTDVSGSSKVYGHGFVTYANEAKEKHLGVAADLLQLHGAVSEPVAQAMAEGCLRTSGADYALSITGIAGPTGGTEEKPAGTVYVGLASKGHETVVRKFFYPISRDRFKLLTTQAALDLLRRQIQGLPLG